A window of the Procambarus clarkii isolate CNS0578487 chromosome 19, FALCON_Pclarkii_2.0, whole genome shotgun sequence genome harbors these coding sequences:
- the LOC123752486 gene encoding aly/REF export factor 2-like produces MAADIDMSLEDYIKTRMNMVGSRTCRDRSEDPQRMSVLSTVVVASQCKDMTDKDNCRRSNTMHKREGFRNHKLGESAKVLISNLRYTVTDAEIYELFAEFGTIINAAVNNDNLGKSLGSGDIKDLLDYNRVYRSGYRGKDRTGYRLGDRTNKRSAYKGRKFINYSNRDLERGGNGRGERDVSSDERFGYIDSNHERWFGRRGTRNKVYNGYDPDIECDAW; encoded by the exons ATGGCAGCTGATATTGATATGAGCCTGGAAGACTATATTAAGACTCGAATGAATATGGTTGGTTCAAGAACATGTCGAGACCGTTCAGAAGATCCTCAGAGGATGTCTGTTTTGAGCACTGTGGTTGTGGCAAGTCAATGCAAGGATATGACAGACAAA GACAATTGCAGAAGGAGCAACACCATGCACAAGAGGGAAGGATTCCGCAATCATAAGTTGGGTGAATCGGCCAAAGTCCTCATATCTAACCTGCGATATACAGTAACAGACGCAGAAATTTAT GAGCTGTTTGCTGAATTTGGAACCATTATAAATGCAGCAGTTAACAATGATAACTTGGGAAAGTCATTAG GTAGTGGCGACATAAAAGATCTGCTTGACTACAACAGAGTCTACAGAAGTGGCTATCGTGGAAAAGACCGCACTGGCTACCGTCTTGGCGATCGTACTAACAAACGGAGTGCATACAAAGGCAGAAAATTCATTAATTACAGTAATAGAGATCTCGAACGTGGTGGAAATGGTAGAGGCGAGCGTGATGTAAGTAGCGACGAACGCTTTGGCTACATTGACAGCAACCACGAGAGATGGTTTGGTAGGCGGGGTACCAGGAATAAGGTATATAATGGCTATGATCCGGATATTGAGTGTGATGCCTGGTAA